One segment of Anatilimnocola aggregata DNA contains the following:
- a CDS encoding alpha/beta hydrolase, which yields MLVELVRTTTADGLRLDGALHASDDGNVRKKPAVLVLHGVGGNFYSSSTFEPLLPKLHAAGYPTLTVNTRGHDSVFGAQLGNIRRRLGAAYEIVDECRADIAAWIKLLVSRGHQRVILLGHSLGAIKAVYAQAHDRHASVAAVLAVSPPRLSFTAFNNAAESSVFFESMSIARELVKEGSDDELFDARFPFPLLITAASYIDKYGPAERYNILEFTQLLRCPTLFTYGSKELAQGGIAFAGLPEAINKIPAHAARDVITIPDADHFYTGVQKLLADRVGEWLTQQGID from the coding sequence ATGCTGGTCGAACTGGTCCGCACGACAACTGCCGACGGCCTGCGGCTCGATGGCGCGCTTCACGCCAGCGACGACGGCAACGTTCGTAAGAAGCCTGCAGTCCTCGTGCTGCACGGCGTCGGCGGCAATTTCTATTCGTCCAGCACGTTCGAACCACTCCTCCCTAAGTTGCACGCGGCAGGTTACCCCACGCTCACTGTCAACACACGCGGCCATGATTCGGTCTTTGGTGCGCAGTTAGGGAACATTCGCCGGCGACTCGGGGCGGCTTACGAGATTGTCGATGAATGCCGGGCCGATATTGCTGCCTGGATCAAGCTGCTGGTGAGTCGCGGGCACCAACGGGTCATTCTGCTCGGCCACAGCTTGGGAGCGATTAAAGCCGTCTATGCACAGGCCCACGATCGTCATGCAAGTGTTGCAGCAGTGCTTGCCGTGTCGCCGCCCAGGTTGTCTTTTACCGCTTTCAACAATGCAGCCGAAAGCAGCGTCTTTTTCGAATCGATGAGCATCGCTCGTGAACTCGTGAAGGAAGGAAGTGACGACGAGCTGTTCGATGCTCGCTTTCCTTTTCCGTTGTTAATCACGGCGGCCAGTTACATCGATAAGTACGGACCTGCCGAGCGCTACAACATTCTGGAGTTCACCCAACTTCTCCGCTGCCCCACGCTCTTCACCTACGGCAGCAAAGAACTGGCCCAAGGGGGCATCGCTTTCGCCGGCTTGCCCGAAGCGATCAATAAGATCCCTGCACATGCCGCGCGTGATGTCATCACAATTCCCGACGCCGATCATTTCTATACCGGCGTGCAAAAGCTGTTGGCCGACAGGGTAGGGGAGTGGCTGACGCAGCAGGGGATTGATTGA
- the bioA gene encoding adenosylmethionine--8-amino-7-oxononanoate transaminase encodes MVDDSPRPADESPTREQLEAWDRELVWHAFTQMTEHQPFIIQRAEGCTLYDLEGRAYLDGVSSLWCNVHGHRHPTIDAAIRAQLDQVAHVTSLGMAHPTTIKLARRLVDLAPAGLGHVFFSDSGATAVEVALKMAFQFWQQCEQPQPKKTKYLAFENAYHGDTLGSVSVGGVPRFHEMFRPLLFEVLRLPSPTMYRLPTNVTRENACEYFLNLVAQVLEHQHAEIAAVIVEPLMQCAAGMILHPPGFLRGLRELTRQHDVLLIADEVAVGMGRTGRMFACQQEDVQPDLLCLAKGITGGYLPLAATLATDRIWQAFLGTYSSSRTFFHGHTYGGNPLGAAAALATLDVFEQEQTLANMPAKIARLQEYLARIALHPNVGDVRQLGLIAGIELVRDRVTQEPFPWGERRGQRVCNHALTRGVWLRPLGNVVVMMPPLNIKLEELDRICLAVEEGIEVATR; translated from the coding sequence ATGGTAGACGATTCACCGCGTCCTGCTGACGAATCGCCGACGCGCGAGCAACTCGAAGCCTGGGACCGCGAGCTGGTCTGGCATGCCTTTACGCAAATGACCGAGCATCAGCCCTTCATCATTCAGCGGGCTGAAGGTTGCACCCTGTACGACTTAGAGGGGCGGGCCTATCTCGATGGCGTGAGCAGTCTGTGGTGCAACGTCCACGGACATCGGCACCCGACAATCGACGCGGCCATTCGTGCGCAACTTGACCAGGTGGCACACGTCACTTCGCTGGGAATGGCACACCCCACGACGATCAAGCTTGCCCGCCGGCTAGTCGACCTTGCGCCGGCAGGTCTCGGGCATGTCTTTTTTTCAGATAGCGGGGCCACAGCTGTCGAAGTGGCCCTGAAGATGGCGTTTCAGTTCTGGCAACAGTGTGAACAGCCTCAACCGAAGAAAACGAAATACCTGGCGTTTGAGAATGCCTACCACGGCGATACGCTCGGCAGCGTGAGCGTAGGGGGAGTGCCGCGCTTTCATGAAATGTTTCGCCCCCTGCTGTTCGAAGTGCTGCGTCTGCCGTCGCCGACGATGTATCGATTGCCGACCAACGTCACACGCGAGAATGCGTGCGAGTATTTCCTGAATCTGGTTGCCCAAGTCTTGGAGCACCAGCACGCAGAGATTGCCGCGGTAATTGTGGAGCCGCTCATGCAATGCGCGGCTGGAATGATCTTGCACCCACCGGGCTTCTTGCGGGGCCTGCGAGAACTCACTCGCCAGCACGACGTACTGCTGATTGCCGATGAAGTGGCCGTCGGCATGGGTCGCACCGGGCGAATGTTTGCCTGCCAACAAGAAGATGTGCAGCCCGATTTGCTCTGCCTGGCGAAGGGAATCACCGGGGGCTACCTGCCGCTGGCAGCCACACTCGCGACGGATCGAATCTGGCAGGCCTTTCTGGGAACTTACAGTTCGTCGCGCACCTTCTTCCACGGGCACACGTATGGCGGCAATCCACTCGGTGCAGCGGCCGCGCTTGCAACGCTCGACGTCTTTGAGCAAGAACAAACGCTCGCAAACATGCCAGCCAAAATCGCTCGGCTGCAAGAATATCTGGCTCGAATTGCCCTCCACCCAAACGTCGGCGACGTACGACAACTGGGCCTGATTGCCGGAATTGAACTCGTCCGCGACCGTGTGACGCAAGAGCCCTTTCCCTGGGGCGAGCGACGCGGTCAACGAGTCTGCAATCACGCACTGACCCGCGGTGTTTGGCTGCGTCCGCTCGGCAACGTCGTCGTGATGATGCCACCGCTTAACATCAAACTTGAAGAACTCGACCGGATTTGCCTGGCAGTGGAAGAAGGGATTGAAGTGGCAACGCGTTAA
- a CDS encoding SAM hydroxide adenosyltransferase, protein MPGKIEGKITSYNEAGNLVTDIAVDRLRSVPRDQSVTITCDEHQTVGLFAPDHQEPEMTFLALLAPSGFLELVIVGDSAKIMLGVRAGQAITVQW, encoded by the coding sequence GTGCCGGGAAAGATCGAAGGCAAAATCACATCCTATAACGAGGCCGGCAACCTCGTGACCGATATCGCTGTCGACCGACTGCGTTCGGTCCCGCGTGACCAGTCGGTAACGATTACGTGTGACGAGCATCAAACTGTCGGCCTGTTTGCGCCCGACCACCAAGAGCCCGAGATGACATTTCTCGCACTGCTCGCCCCCAGCGGATTTCTGGAACTGGTGATTGTGGGGGATAGTGCCAAGATCATGCTGGGCGTGCGCGCGGGGCAAGCCATCACGGTGCAATGGTAG
- a CDS encoding SAM hydrolase/SAM-dependent halogenase family protein has protein sequence MLLTFTTDFGISSPYVAAMKGAVLQVCSAVEMVDITHGISPQNVRQAAIVLADVAPYFPTNTLHLVVVDPGVGTERKMVYAEIGGQSFLAPDNGVLSYLAKQHPPQRVVALAEPRFWRQVVSNTFHGRDILASVAGHLASGLDPIDLGPIYESLIMLPWNEPLIELDEVRGEVLCIDSFGNLITNLSAAKIKGWAGPAGIETQIRERRISGLQTTYGKQAPGELISLVDSQGRLEIAQVNGNAANALAVQVGDWVRVRRGTKS, from the coding sequence ATGCTCCTGACCTTCACCACCGATTTTGGCATTTCGAGTCCCTACGTCGCCGCGATGAAAGGGGCAGTGCTACAGGTTTGCTCAGCGGTCGAGATGGTCGACATTACGCACGGCATCAGTCCGCAAAACGTAAGGCAAGCAGCGATCGTGTTGGCCGATGTTGCTCCCTACTTTCCAACAAATACCTTGCACCTGGTGGTTGTTGACCCGGGTGTCGGCACCGAGCGCAAAATGGTCTACGCAGAGATCGGCGGGCAGAGCTTCTTAGCGCCCGATAACGGGGTGCTCAGCTACTTGGCAAAACAGCATCCGCCGCAGCGAGTCGTTGCGCTAGCGGAGCCGAGGTTCTGGCGGCAGGTGGTGAGTAACACATTTCACGGGCGCGATATTCTCGCCTCGGTGGCCGGGCACCTGGCCAGCGGACTCGATCCTATCGACTTGGGGCCGATCTATGAATCGCTAATAATGTTGCCATGGAATGAGCCTCTGATCGAGCTCGACGAAGTTCGGGGCGAGGTCCTCTGTATCGATTCGTTCGGCAATTTAATTACGAACCTATCAGCTGCCAAAATCAAGGGCTGGGCTGGGCCGGCGGGAATCGAAACGCAGATTCGCGAGCGGCGTATCAGTGGTTTGCAAACCACTTATGGCAAGCAAGCCCCGGGGGAACTCATTTCGCTCGTTGATTCGCAAGGCAGACTGGAGATTGCCCAGGTCAATGGCAACGCGGCAAACGCGCTCGCCGTACAAGTGGGGGATTGGGTGCGAGTACGCCGGGGAACAAAATCTTAA
- a CDS encoding sugar kinase, protein MFLTFGEVMARIAPAGHLRWPQTLPGSVQVTWGGGEANVAASLAMFGHSARYLTALPKQPVAEALVTSLRGLGVDVSQIYWRKEGRLGLYFVEVGANQRGSTVLYDRSHSAISLAAATEYDFENALQDVHWLHVTGITPAISEAAAHANQKLVELAHSRGIAVSCDLNFRKKLWNWRSGTKPKDLARECMTKLLAHVDLVIANEEDAADVLGIHASGTDVTQGHIAADAYEQVARKIATEFASVKRVAITLRESISADHNNWGAMLFDVATDRAHFAPLDAAGNYQPYEIRNIVDRVGAGDSFGAGLLHALSTPAISSPDKAIAFAVAASCLKHSVQGDFNYVTVEEVTALLAGNASGRVQR, encoded by the coding sequence ATGTTTCTCACCTTCGGCGAAGTCATGGCTCGGATCGCACCTGCGGGGCATTTGCGTTGGCCGCAAACGCTGCCTGGTAGTGTGCAAGTTACTTGGGGAGGTGGCGAAGCCAACGTGGCAGCTTCGCTGGCGATGTTCGGACATAGCGCCCGCTACCTGACCGCGCTGCCCAAACAACCGGTTGCCGAAGCACTCGTGACATCGCTCCGCGGTCTGGGCGTCGATGTTTCGCAGATCTACTGGCGTAAAGAGGGACGACTCGGGCTCTACTTCGTCGAAGTCGGCGCTAATCAGCGGGGAAGTACGGTCCTTTACGACCGCAGCCATAGCGCCATCAGCCTGGCCGCTGCGACTGAGTACGACTTCGAAAATGCGTTGCAAGATGTTCACTGGCTGCATGTGACGGGTATTACACCAGCCATCAGTGAAGCCGCAGCGCACGCGAATCAAAAGCTTGTTGAACTTGCTCACTCGCGCGGGATAGCTGTTTCGTGCGATCTCAACTTTCGCAAGAAACTCTGGAACTGGCGCAGCGGAACCAAGCCTAAAGATCTGGCCCGCGAATGCATGACAAAACTGCTTGCGCATGTCGATCTCGTCATTGCCAACGAAGAAGACGCTGCCGACGTGCTGGGGATTCATGCCTCGGGAACCGATGTCACTCAGGGGCACATTGCTGCCGATGCATACGAGCAAGTCGCGCGCAAGATCGCCACTGAATTTGCGAGCGTGAAGCGGGTGGCCATCACCCTGCGCGAGAGCATCTCGGCAGATCACAACAACTGGGGAGCGATGCTGTTCGATGTCGCGACTGATCGCGCCCATTTCGCGCCTCTCGATGCAGCCGGCAATTATCAGCCTTACGAGATACGAAACATTGTCGATCGCGTTGGTGCCGGCGACTCCTTCGGAGCCGGTCTGCTCCACGCGCTCAGTACGCCGGCAATTTCATCCCCCGACAAAGCGATTGCCTTTGCCGTCGCGGCCAGTTGCCTGAAGCATTCCGTTCAGGGCGATTTTAACTATGTTACAGTGGAGGAAGTGACCGCCCTGCTTGCCGGCAATGCGAGTGGGCGAGTGCAGCGGTGA
- a CDS encoding Uma2 family endonuclease, with the protein MSTRYLKDPGQIAIPPLEPGDHLTRDEFERRYEATPNLAMAELLEGVVYMPAATRASYHSRPHQMIAALLGVYDANTPGTISFDNASVRLDLDNMPQPDQVLLVLPECGGQSKLSSDDYIENAPELIWEVSASSASYDLNVKFRVYRRNGVKEYVVWRVLDEAIDWFVLQGSEYAKQTRAADGLHQSVIFPGLWVNPDELVRQSMDLMLKTLDRGLASPEHQEFVKQLKYQR; encoded by the coding sequence ATGTCAACAAGATATCTTAAGGATCCAGGGCAAATTGCAATACCACCGTTAGAACCCGGCGATCATCTCACACGTGATGAGTTCGAACGGCGATATGAGGCAACGCCGAATCTAGCGATGGCCGAGTTGCTTGAGGGAGTTGTCTATATGCCTGCTGCGACACGAGCTTCGTACCACAGTCGGCCTCACCAGATGATTGCTGCCTTGCTAGGTGTCTACGATGCCAATACCCCAGGTACGATTTCCTTCGACAATGCCTCTGTGCGGCTTGACTTGGATAATATGCCGCAGCCCGATCAAGTCCTCCTCGTGCTGCCAGAATGCGGTGGGCAGTCCAAGCTGAGCAGCGACGACTATATCGAAAATGCTCCCGAACTTATTTGGGAAGTCTCGGCGAGTTCAGCGAGTTACGACTTGAATGTAAAGTTTCGAGTTTACAGGCGAAACGGCGTCAAAGAGTATGTCGTTTGGCGAGTGCTTGATGAAGCCATCGACTGGTTTGTGCTTCAAGGAAGCGAATACGCAAAGCAGACAAGAGCCGCTGACGGCTTGCATCAAAGCGTGATTTTTCCAGGATTGTGGGTGAATCCCGACGAGCTCGTACGACAATCTATGGATTTAATGCTTAAGACGCTCGACCGGGGACTGGCCTCGCCCGAACATCAAGAGTTTGTAAAGCAACTTAAGTATCAGCGCTGA
- the purB gene encoding adenylosuccinate lyase, giving the protein MSHDRYENPLISRYASSEMSSLWSEQRKFSTWRKLWVILAEAEQQLGLPITSEQIAELRGQVDNIDFDAAAKYEKKLRHDVMAHVHTYGDVCPSARGIIHLGATSCYVTDNADLLLLREGLQLVARRLMTVIDSLARFATEQRSVACLGFTHLQPAQPTTVGKRATLWCYDLVLDLLEVEHRIGEMRARSVKGTTGTQASFLALFHGDHAKVRELEKLVAKKIGFADSYAVTGQTYTRKVDSQIVDVLSGIAQSAHKLATDLRLLASRKEMEEPFEADQIGSSAMAYKRNPMRSERVCALARFVISLQSSAANTVATQWMERTLDDSANRRLVLPQAFLAIDAILVLLQNISNGLVVYPQVVARNLQEELPFMATENLLMAAVERGGDRQNLHEVIRKRSHEAAAVVKQEGKPNDLLTRLAAEPDFAGVDLQAALDPAQYVGRAPEQVDEFVAEVVAPIRARYANQRELTAELKV; this is encoded by the coding sequence ATGTCGCACGATCGTTACGAAAATCCCCTCATTTCCCGGTATGCTTCGAGCGAGATGAGCTCGCTCTGGAGCGAACAACGGAAGTTCAGCACCTGGCGCAAATTGTGGGTCATTCTGGCCGAAGCCGAGCAGCAATTGGGGCTGCCGATCACTAGCGAGCAGATTGCTGAACTGCGCGGGCAGGTCGACAACATCGATTTCGACGCCGCGGCTAAGTATGAGAAAAAGTTGCGGCACGATGTGATGGCCCACGTCCATACGTACGGCGATGTCTGCCCGAGTGCCCGCGGCATCATTCACCTGGGGGCTACCAGCTGCTACGTCACCGACAATGCCGACCTGCTGCTCCTGCGCGAAGGTCTGCAACTCGTTGCCCGCCGGCTGATGACCGTCATCGACTCACTTGCCAGGTTCGCCACCGAGCAGCGAAGTGTTGCTTGCTTAGGTTTCACGCACTTGCAGCCCGCGCAGCCCACGACCGTGGGTAAGCGTGCGACTCTCTGGTGCTACGATCTCGTCCTCGACCTGCTCGAAGTGGAGCATCGCATTGGAGAAATGCGCGCACGGAGTGTGAAAGGAACCACTGGCACTCAGGCGAGTTTTCTGGCCTTGTTTCATGGCGACCATGCGAAGGTGCGTGAGCTCGAGAAACTCGTGGCGAAGAAAATCGGCTTTGCAGATAGCTATGCCGTGACCGGGCAGACTTACACGCGCAAAGTCGATTCGCAAATTGTCGATGTCTTGTCGGGAATAGCCCAATCGGCTCATAAGTTGGCGACCGACCTCCGCCTGCTCGCTTCGCGCAAGGAAATGGAAGAGCCCTTTGAAGCCGATCAGATTGGCAGCTCGGCGATGGCGTACAAGCGGAACCCGATGCGCAGCGAACGGGTTTGCGCGCTCGCGCGGTTCGTGATCAGCCTGCAGTCAAGCGCTGCCAATACGGTAGCCACGCAGTGGATGGAACGGACGCTCGACGATAGTGCCAATCGCCGGCTCGTGCTGCCGCAGGCATTTTTAGCCATCGATGCGATTCTGGTGTTGCTGCAGAATATTTCGAACGGGCTGGTCGTTTATCCGCAAGTCGTCGCGCGAAATCTGCAAGAAGAACTCCCCTTCATGGCGACGGAGAACCTGTTGATGGCTGCCGTCGAGCGGGGGGGCGATCGCCAGAACTTGCACGAAGTGATTCGCAAGCGCAGCCACGAGGCAGCGGCGGTTGTGAAGCAAGAGGGGAAGCCGAACGATCTGCTTACGCGTCTGGCTGCTGAGCCGGACTTTGCCGGCGTTGATCTGCAGGCAGCGCTTGATCCCGCGCAATACGTTGGCCGCGCTCCGGAGCAAGTGGATGAGTTCGTGGCCGAAGTGGTCGCACCCATTCGGGCACGTTATGCGAATCAACGCGAATTGACGGCCGAACTAAAGGTCTGA
- a CDS encoding zinc ribbon domain-containing protein — translation MTEVVEKCSVCQALLDEEDLFCANCGTEAPHRAANDGSATMQTTHNFRCDGCGASMSYDASVQTLRCPFCGGEKLHAERDAKSLAPKYVVPFQIEQSDAVSRLKEWMGSSFWRPGDLATAAIVTKLTAIYIPYWVFSGKTFTYWTADSSQTPWGANASWCPVSGEHRGEHHGLLVGASSSLSPAETHAICPYDLAQAVPTRQVDLENSLFEQFQVQRKYARPLAQQGLEERVRQACAELVPGNARNVHVNVRVEGLSADPVLLPVWIMAYTYQQQTFRFLLNGQTGRCTGTAPTSYKKIAAVTAAVIAAIILFIICAGLISAAGSQ, via the coding sequence ATGACTGAAGTGGTTGAAAAATGCTCCGTATGCCAGGCCTTGCTCGACGAGGAGGACTTGTTCTGCGCCAATTGCGGCACCGAAGCGCCCCATCGCGCAGCAAACGACGGCAGCGCGACGATGCAAACCACGCACAACTTTCGCTGCGATGGCTGCGGCGCGTCGATGAGTTACGATGCCTCGGTCCAAACCCTCCGCTGTCCGTTTTGTGGTGGCGAAAAACTGCACGCCGAGCGCGATGCAAAGTCGCTCGCTCCGAAGTACGTCGTGCCATTTCAAATCGAGCAGTCCGACGCCGTCAGTCGGCTGAAAGAGTGGATGGGAAGCAGTTTCTGGCGTCCCGGCGATCTGGCTACCGCTGCCATCGTGACGAAGCTGACCGCCATTTATATTCCTTATTGGGTCTTCAGCGGTAAGACATTCACTTATTGGACAGCCGATAGCAGCCAAACACCGTGGGGCGCAAACGCCAGTTGGTGCCCTGTCTCGGGCGAACATCGGGGCGAGCACCACGGCCTGCTCGTGGGGGCAAGTAGTTCTCTTTCGCCTGCCGAGACGCACGCGATTTGTCCCTACGACCTTGCGCAGGCAGTCCCCACCAGGCAAGTCGATTTAGAGAATTCACTCTTTGAGCAATTTCAGGTGCAACGCAAATATGCTCGTCCGCTTGCACAACAGGGACTCGAAGAGCGCGTGCGGCAAGCCTGCGCGGAATTAGTTCCCGGAAACGCGAGGAATGTACACGTGAACGTGCGTGTCGAAGGATTGTCGGCCGATCCCGTGTTACTGCCCGTGTGGATAATGGCCTACACCTATCAGCAGCAGACTTTTCGTTTTCTGCTGAACGGACAAACAGGCCGCTGCACAGGCACCGCACCGACCTCTTACAAAAAGATTGCTGCCGTCACCGCTGCGGTAATCGCCGCCATCATTCTGTTCATCATCTGCGCCGGCCTTATTTCCGCTGCAGGCTCACAGTGA
- a CDS encoding zinc ribbon domain-containing protein — translation MTDIQWLDAEAVDRDAPAPRGKPCEACGTPIEPLDKFCPACGTTNPDFQSPALSTSASQAPPPQVIDAEVVGPASTAPIREVPEQKHFGCETCGAEVATDPDQRSYICPFCDSTYVVELPARDTGRQQPEFVIGFAIPPEEAQAKFKAWLAANDWYRPGDLQTAAVLDKMKGVYLPFWSFSMRADSNWQASIGEHWYRTETYTTTDSKGNTTTHTRQVQETEWYPLAGRHHHYYSGYLVSGSKGLPQDQALRVQPYQLPALKRYAAYFLAGWFAEEYSVDREQALAISQHEFYRREQQNIASFLPGDTHRSLIVSTDFSHVNSDLCLLPMYIASYKYHDKLYRFLMNGQTGRMAGDKPVSSQRIAILVGVIVAVIVLILLIVAVVNAR, via the coding sequence ATGACAGACATCCAATGGCTCGATGCCGAAGCGGTCGATCGCGATGCTCCCGCGCCGCGCGGCAAACCGTGCGAAGCTTGTGGCACCCCCATCGAACCGTTGGATAAGTTCTGTCCCGCTTGCGGCACTACCAATCCTGACTTTCAGTCCCCTGCCCTTTCGACTTCCGCCTCTCAAGCTCCGCCGCCCCAAGTGATTGATGCGGAAGTGGTCGGCCCAGCGTCAACTGCCCCCATTCGAGAAGTTCCCGAGCAAAAACACTTCGGCTGCGAAACTTGCGGCGCGGAAGTCGCGACCGATCCGGACCAGCGGAGTTACATCTGCCCATTTTGCGATTCGACCTATGTCGTCGAACTCCCGGCACGCGACACCGGCCGACAACAACCCGAGTTCGTGATCGGCTTTGCGATTCCCCCGGAAGAAGCGCAGGCCAAGTTCAAAGCCTGGCTTGCGGCCAACGACTGGTACCGTCCCGGCGACCTGCAGACTGCTGCCGTGCTCGACAAAATGAAAGGCGTTTATCTGCCGTTCTGGTCGTTTTCGATGCGGGCCGATAGCAACTGGCAAGCTTCCATCGGCGAACATTGGTACCGAACCGAAACTTATACCACGACAGACTCCAAGGGGAACACGACCACGCATACGCGGCAGGTGCAAGAGACCGAGTGGTATCCGCTGGCCGGCAGGCATCACCACTATTACAGCGGCTATTTAGTCTCTGGCAGCAAAGGCCTGCCGCAGGATCAGGCTCTGCGTGTGCAGCCTTACCAGTTGCCAGCCCTCAAGCGCTACGCAGCCTACTTCTTAGCCGGTTGGTTCGCAGAAGAATACTCAGTCGATCGCGAGCAAGCGCTTGCCATTTCGCAACACGAGTTCTATCGCCGCGAGCAGCAGAACATTGCGTCGTTCCTGCCGGGCGACACGCATCGCAGCTTGATCGTCAGCACGGACTTCAGCCACGTAAATTCCGACCTCTGTCTGCTGCCGATGTATATCGCCAGCTACAAGTATCACGACAAGCTTTATCGCTTTCTGATGAACGGCCAAACGGGCCGCATGGCCGGCGACAAGCCAGTTTCCAGTCAGCGAATTGCGATCCTCGTCGGTGTAATTGTGGCCGTCATCGTGCTGATTCTGCTCATCGTCGCTGTCGTGAATGCGCGGTAA
- the miaE gene encoding tRNA-(ms[2]io[6]A)-hydroxylase has protein sequence MLNLQSTTPESWLHQVEANLEELLIDHAHCERKAAACALALIGYYVEDTELAAAMTEIVNEELEHYHLVIDLLTARGLKFRRIHPSTYGSKLHELIAKHEPQRAVDRLLIAGLIEARSCERFGLLRDRLADRELANFYGSLFESEARHHSTYVQLARKYTDEASLRQRLQELAAAEAAILADGDDFPRMHS, from the coding sequence ATGTTGAACTTGCAAAGCACCACGCCCGAAAGTTGGCTGCACCAAGTCGAAGCCAACCTCGAAGAACTGCTGATCGACCACGCTCATTGCGAGCGCAAAGCAGCCGCCTGCGCGCTGGCCCTGATTGGCTACTATGTCGAAGATACCGAACTGGCCGCCGCCATGACGGAAATCGTCAACGAAGAACTCGAACACTATCACCTAGTCATCGATTTACTCACCGCGCGGGGGCTGAAGTTTCGCCGCATTCATCCCAGCACCTATGGCAGTAAACTGCACGAATTAATCGCGAAGCACGAACCGCAGCGGGCAGTCGACCGTCTGCTGATTGCAGGACTTATTGAAGCCCGTTCGTGCGAACGCTTTGGCTTGCTCCGCGATCGCCTTGCCGACCGCGAACTGGCTAATTTCTATGGGAGCCTGTTCGAATCCGAAGCGCGGCATCATAGTACGTACGTTCAACTGGCCCGCAAATACACCGATGAAGCCTCGCTCCGCCAGCGATTGCAGGAACTGGCGGCAGCTGAGGCCGCCATTCTCGCAGACGGCGATGATTTCCCCCGCATGCACAGTTGA
- a CDS encoding Uma2 family endonuclease, whose protein sequence is MSTVFFQSLPSPVTPIAEQAPPLQSGDRLTRDEFERRYSVAPSHIRAELVEGIVYVMGPPVSEQYHAIPHGDFVTWMGVYKIYTPGVQLYDNATVRLDSDNEFQPDAALRILPEFGGQSRTRDNFIDGAPELVAEIAASSASYDLGEKLKVYRRAGVREYVVWRTWDGAIDWFSLQAGQYVPQSPDQQGLHKSEVFPGLWLDPAAMLAGNGVRVIEVLQQGLATAEHAKFVTDLATKFRSLE, encoded by the coding sequence ATGTCAACCGTTTTCTTCCAGTCCCTTCCGTCGCCGGTGACTCCGATTGCCGAACAAGCTCCCCCATTGCAATCGGGCGATCGTTTGACGCGCGACGAATTCGAACGGCGTTATTCTGTTGCACCCAGCCATATTCGTGCCGAGCTTGTGGAAGGGATTGTATACGTCATGGGGCCACCCGTTTCTGAACAGTATCACGCCATTCCGCACGGCGACTTTGTAACTTGGATGGGTGTTTACAAAATTTACACACCCGGAGTGCAACTCTACGACAACGCCACAGTTCGTCTCGATAGCGACAACGAGTTTCAGCCCGACGCTGCGTTGAGAATTCTTCCGGAGTTTGGTGGTCAGTCGCGGACACGCGACAACTTCATTGATGGTGCTCCGGAACTCGTTGCCGAAATTGCGGCCAGTAGCGCTAGCTATGACTTGGGCGAAAAGCTGAAAGTCTATCGAAGGGCAGGGGTGCGCGAATACGTTGTGTGGCGAACTTGGGATGGAGCAATTGACTGGTTTTCGCTCCAAGCAGGTCAATACGTGCCACAATCGCCCGATCAGCAGGGCCTGCACAAAAGCGAAGTCTTTCCCGGCTTGTGGCTTGATCCCGCCGCCATGCTTGCCGGCAACGGTGTACGGGTGATTGAAGTGCTACAACAGGGACTAGCCACTGCTGAACACGCCAAGTTTGTTACTGACCTGGCCACGAAGTTTCGTTCGCTTGAGTAG